Part of the Sphingopyxis sp. 113P3 genome, AAATTTCAAGCAGCATCGCGTGCGGGATCCGCCCGTCAAGGATGACCGCCGCCTCGACCCCGGTGTCGACCGCAGACAGACAGGTATCGACCTTTGGAATCATGCCGCCGGTGATCGTCCCGTCCTTCTTCAGCGCGTCGATCCCCATGCGGTCGAGATCGGTGAGCAGCGTCCCCGACTTGTCGAGCACCCCGGCGACATCGGTAAGCAGGAAGAAGCGCTTGGCGCCAAGCGCGCCGGCAATCGCCCCCGCCATGGTATCGGCGTTGATATTATAGGTTGCGCCATCGGCTCCGAGCGCGACCGGCGCGACGACCGGGATGAAATGGTCGCTGGCAAGATTGGTCAGGATCGTCGGATCGACGCTCACCGGTTCGCCGACGAAGCCGAGGTCGACATGGCGCTCGATCCCCGAATTGGGGTCAGGCTCGCTCCGCCGGACTTTCTCGGCGAGGACCAGATTCGCATCCTTGCCCGAAATGCCAACGGCGCGCCCGCCGAGCCCCGCGATCCATCCGACGATCTCCTTGTTGATCTTGCCGGCAAGAACCATTTCGGCGACCTCGGCCGTCGCGGCATCGGTGACGCGAAGCCCGCCGACGAAGGTCGACTCGATCCCGAGTTGCTTGAGCATCGCGCCGATCTGCGGCCCGCCGCCGTGAACAACCACCGGGTTGATCCCGACGGCCTTGAGCAGCACGACGTCCTCGGCGAAATCGCGCTGCGCCTCCGGATCGCCCATCGCATGGCCGCCATATTTGATCACGAAGGTCTCGCCGGCATAGCGCTGCAGATAGGGCAGCGCCTCGACGAGCGTTTCGGCCTTGGCGAGAAGATCGGGCATTTTCGAGGGATCGGCGGGAGACGTCATGCCCGGGCCTCCCCTGCGGGCGTGCTCGCCCCGTCGAGCCGCCGTCCAATCGCAACCACCGCCATGACAAGCAGCGGCACCATCACCGCCGAGAGCACGACCTTGGCAACCATCTGTCCCAGCATCAACTCGCCGATCGGGCGAACGCCATAGAAGCTGACCGTGATGAAAATCAGCGTGTCGACGATCTGGCTGAGCGCCGCCGCGATGAAACCGCGCAATGGCAGCAGGCGGCCGTTGTTCGCGGTCATGCGCGAGAAGAGCCAGACGTTGAGGCTGACCGACACACCATAGGCGAGGATCCCCGCGGCCATCATGCGCCAGCCCTGTCCGACGATGATCGGGAACGCCTCCTTGGCAGGCTCGTACATTCCGGGATCGGTCGGCAGCCTCAGGACGAACAGCGCGAGAAGGATTGCGAGAATCAGCGGGATGAAGCCAAGCCGCACCAACCGGTCTGCGACGACACGCCCATGGAGTTCGGCGATGCCACTCGAAATCGCGATCAACGTCAGAAAGGGAAAGATACCCGCCTCGACCGCCAGCGGTCCGAGTGCGACCTGCTTGGCGCCCAGAAAGCCGCCGAGCGGGACCATGCCGCCATAGAGGATCGCAAAGAGCAACAGCGAGGGCGCGAGCGTGCGCGGGGACGAGCTTTCCATCGGCGCCGCTTAATCGCTTTTGTGCGGCGTGGGAAGATGCGCTCCACCGGGCGGATTATGTTTGCGGGAGGAAGGCGTCGGGCGCCCCTCGCAGCGCCATCCGGTGGGCGGCGGGTTGAAGAAATGGCTGGCGCGCAAAATCAGGATGACGCGGCGCTCTCTTTCGAAAGCTCGGCACTTCGGCAGGGCGACTGCGCAAGGGCCTAAGGTGAGCGGATCCATCGTAGAACCGGTGCCTGCGGCTGAGGGCCCCTCGGCCGCCGGCTGGCCCAGTCCCAGCGGGCCTGCGCGAGCAAGATCGCCACGACCGTGCCCGCCCCCCCCAGCGCCCCTCCCCAGGCAATGTGATGGGAAAGCAATGGGCCGCCCGCCAGGCACCCACCCCCGGTGTTGCGATGGAAGGAGTGCAGCTACCCTTGCCCCGGCGCCAAAGCCCGCTAGACAGGCCCGGTAAACTTGCGGGGGACGCGACGAGAATATGGAACGCCTGATTGGTCTGCTGGGGATCGCTGCATTGCTGGCGATCGCCATCGCTTTTTCGTCGAACCGCCGCTGGATCCGGCTGCGCGTCGTCATTCCCGCCTTTCTGCTGCAAGCAGGCTTCGCGCTGCTCGTGATCGGAACGCCATGGGGCCGCGCGGTCGTTCAAGCGATGTCGAACGGCGTCTCGAACCTGCTCGGCTATGCGAAGGCAGGAACCGATTTCATCTTCGGCCCCCTCGCCTCGCCCGAAATGGGCGCAAACAGCTTCGCGATCGCGGCGCTGCCGGTCATCATCTTTTTCGCTTCGCTGATCTCGATCCTTTATTATCTCGGCATCATGCAGCTGGTGATCAAATGGGTCGGCGGCGCGATCCAGAAGGTCACCGGCATCACCAAGGTCGAAAGTCTTGGTGCCGCGGCGAACATCTTCGTCGGTCAGTCCGAATCGCCGCTCGTCATCCGTCCCTATCTTGCGAGCCTGACACCCTCGCAGCTTTTCACCGTGATGACGGTCGGGATGGCGGGGGTCGCAGGAACCATTCTCGGCGCCTATGCAAGCATGATCGGCGAGCAGCTCCTTCCCTATCTGCTGGCGGCGAGCTTCATGTCGGCCCCGGGCGGCATCCTGATGGCGAAGATCATGATGCCCGACGATCCCAAGGACCTCGGCATCGAGCCCGTGATCTTGCCCGAGGCGAGCCATGATGAAGAAACGCCCGCGAACATCATCATGGCCGCGGCGCAGGGGGCCCAGGCCGGCGTCAAGCTGGCTGTCGCGGTCGGCGCGATGGTGCTTGCCTTTGTCGCTCTCGTCGCGCTTGCCAACGGTTTGCTCGGCGGAATCGGGGGGTGGTTCGGATATCCCGATCTGTCGTTCCAGGCGATCATCGGCGCCATCTTTCGCCCGGTGATGTGGCTGATGGGTGTGCCATGGGACGAAAGCGCCGTCGTGGGCGGGCTGTTCGGGACCAAGGTCGTGCTCAACGAGTTCGTGGCCTTCATCGACCTCGGCAAGGTCCAGGGCGACCTTTCGGCCATCTCGGTTGCCATTGCGACCTTTGCGCTGTGCGGCTTTGCCAATTTCAGCTCGATCGCAATCCAGATGGCCGTGACCGGAGGGCTTGCGCCCAACCAGCGCCCAATGATCGCGCGGCTGGGTCTCAAGGCGCTGCTCGCGGGGAGTCTATCGAACCTGATGTCGGCTGCGCTCGCCGGGTTGATGCTAGGGCTGGTCTAGCGGATCGGCGCGGCGCGCGGCGCGATCGAGCCAGTCACCCGCCGCCGATGCGCCCGCCCCCCGACCTTCGCGCGCCGCGCGCCACAGCTCGCCAAGCCAGAGGTCGATTGCGTCGGGTCGGAAGGGGTCGAGCCCCGACCCCGGGTAGAAGCTGATCTCGCCGAAGCGGGGCGCTCCGGCGACCTCGTAGAAATCGACGCGAATGAAATCGAAACCTTCGCCGAGCAATGCCGCCGCTGCGATCATGCGCGCGAGGCTCCGGGGCGGCGCCGGATCGGGCAGGCCGTCGGGCGCCGCAAGCCGCCTCCAGTCAGGAGTGAACAGCGCCCAGCTGTGCCCCGTCTCGCGATTGCGATGCACCTGAACCGCGGCGGGATAGCCCCCGAAAACGTAGATCTTGTAATCGATCGGTAGCCGGCGATCCTCGCCGACAAAGGGTTCGACGAGCAGGCCGCGCGGAATTTCACGGTAGAGCCATTCTCCCAACCAGCCGCCATAGCCATGGCGCATCCAGCGCGTGGCAGCGCGCCGGATTTCCGACCAGTCGGCCGAGACGTCGCGTACATAGCGGTTCTGGTTGCACCCGTGGCGCGCCTTGAGCACGAAGGGGGGCTGCCACAGCGGTCGGTCGGGCAAGACCGTACCGTGCCATAGCGTCGGTGTTATCCAGTCGGGGCCGAGCAGTTCGGCGACATGAAACTTGACTGCGACCTTGTCCTGAAGCCGGGGCTGACGCGGGTCATGATCGAAGAGCTTGCGCCACTGCACCCACTCGGTGAAGCGCCGCGGGCTCGCAAGATTGAGCCGCCGCCGGTGCC contains:
- the argB gene encoding acetylglutamate kinase: MTSPADPSKMPDLLAKAETLVEALPYLQRYAGETFVIKYGGHAMGDPEAQRDFAEDVVLLKAVGINPVVVHGGGPQIGAMLKQLGIESTFVGGLRVTDAATAEVAEMVLAGKINKEIVGWIAGLGGRAVGISGKDANLVLAEKVRRSEPDPNSGIERHVDLGFVGEPVSVDPTILTNLASDHFIPVVAPVALGADGATYNINADTMAGAIAGALGAKRFFLLTDVAGVLDKSGTLLTDLDRMGIDALKKDGTITGGMIPKVDTCLSAVDTGVEAAVILDGRIPHAMLLEIFTARGAGTLIHR
- a CDS encoding queuosine precursor transporter, which codes for MESSSPRTLAPSLLLFAILYGGMVPLGGFLGAKQVALGPLAVEAGIFPFLTLIAISSGIAELHGRVVADRLVRLGFIPLILAILLALFVLRLPTDPGMYEPAKEAFPIIVGQGWRMMAAGILAYGVSVSLNVWLFSRMTANNGRLLPLRGFIAAALSQIVDTLIFITVSFYGVRPIGELMLGQMVAKVVLSAVMVPLLVMAVVAIGRRLDGASTPAGEARA
- a CDS encoding ATP-grasp fold amidoligase family protein: MSAGASAVDRLRAHILYAARHRRRLNLASPRRFTEWVQWRKLFDHDPRQPRLQDKVAVKFHVAELLGPDWITPTLWHGTVLPDRPLWQPPFVLKARHGCNQNRYVRDVSADWSEIRRAATRWMRHGYGGWLGEWLYREIPRGLLVEPFVGEDRRLPIDYKIYVFGGYPAAVQVHRNRETGHSWALFTPDWRRLAAPDGLPDPAPPRSLARMIAAAALLGEGFDFIRVDFYEVAGAPRFGEISFYPGSGLDPFRPDAIDLWLGELWRAAREGRGAGASAAGDWLDRAARRADPLDQP
- a CDS encoding NupC/NupG family nucleoside CNT transporter produces the protein MERLIGLLGIAALLAIAIAFSSNRRWIRLRVVIPAFLLQAGFALLVIGTPWGRAVVQAMSNGVSNLLGYAKAGTDFIFGPLASPEMGANSFAIAALPVIIFFASLISILYYLGIMQLVIKWVGGAIQKVTGITKVESLGAAANIFVGQSESPLVIRPYLASLTPSQLFTVMTVGMAGVAGTILGAYASMIGEQLLPYLLAASFMSAPGGILMAKIMMPDDPKDLGIEPVILPEASHDEETPANIIMAAAQGAQAGVKLAVAVGAMVLAFVALVALANGLLGGIGGWFGYPDLSFQAIIGAIFRPVMWLMGVPWDESAVVGGLFGTKVVLNEFVAFIDLGKVQGDLSAISVAIATFALCGFANFSSIAIQMAVTGGLAPNQRPMIARLGLKALLAGSLSNLMSAALAGLMLGLV